In the genome of Paenibacillus pabuli, the window CGCTGTAAGTGGAATTTTATTTAGCGCCGCCATACTACGTTCGTATGCATCTTCATGGTCGCTTGCTACCATCGCAAACGGACAGACATCCAACCAGCGACCACCTCCATGCAGATCAATCAGAAAATCGGCATTGGCTATGATCTTGTTCGCCAGCCAGCGTCCATAACGACCAGAGTATGAATCATCTGTTGCATTTTGGCCAAAAACCCGGTTCAGGTTTATGCCATCCAGTGGACTGCCATTGGTTCCCGCAAGCATCGCAGTTGGATTCGTGACAGGACACAAGATCAGATTTCCAGACAAACGTTCAGGCATAATATCATCCAACAGTTTAGCGCAAGCGATAATGCCATCATGCTCGTCTCCATGCAGTGCAGCCTGTACCCATACCGTTGGCCCCTCTTGGATTCCCTTGACCAGAAACAATACGATCGTTTGCTCCTCATGAATCTCTTGAATTCGGGATACACTTGCCGAGGGCTGTTGTTTGAAAGCTTGTTCCAGACTTGCATAAACGGGGTAAGGTTCTGCAAAAATAGAGGTTGCCGATAGGGACTGATGCATGATGATAATGAACCACCTTTCTATAACCAAGTATTCTTGTGGGAATTATAAAATTTAATTGATATTATCAAACGACTTGTCTTATTGTCAATGTCATAAATTGTATAAAAATAGCGTTAAATGTCGAAAAAACACTGATGATATGCGGTTGATATCGATTACAAAATATGAGTAATTTTTAATTATAATGAAGAAAGAAGGCATAAGTCATTCACCCTTTGTCATTACAAAAACACTAGATATCGGTTTCAGAATATGTAGGGCAAAATGTTCGTTTATCGTATCAATAGTTCACCCTGTACGTTAGACATGCCCTTTCTAACTCACTGTCCAATACGGTAATCGGTTCAAGTTCTAGTCCTCAACAGCTAGTTTCAGTCCAATATTTCGCATTTTTTATACATAGCTGCCGGTGTTTAACCTCTCATCGTGCAGTTGGTCTAAAACAATGTGAACATTTTCATGTGTTACGGTACTTAATGGGGGGTTAAGTAATATGCTCAACATTTAGATATACTTCTAATCGGCAATCGGACTTTGTTCTTGTCCATTCGGGTAATCGGTACAAGTTCTTGGCCTTGGCTTGGGACAAGAACTTATACCGATAAAATAAAAAAGCCGCTAAAATAGCGACTTCAATGCGACCATGTTCTTGTCCCTCGACATTGTACACTCTACCTTGGTCGCTATGTTATATGACTCCCACAAACCGCAAAGGAGAGGTCTACTACCGGCAAGTACGCATTCCGTCAGGTGCACCACTCCCCTATCTAACCTGAGAAAATTCTTGAAATACTGTGCTTCCCTTACTCTTCAGCATGATGGAGTAGAAAGAGAAATGCTTTTCCAATATTCAAAACTCTGAAGTAATGCGGTTTTGGAAGGAAGATGAGCTAGGTCATCTCCAGACATACAATGCTGAAGTAACTCGTTCATTTGAGCGGTTATGCATCGCTCGCGCAGATCGTACTTGTCATCGAAATGCAAATACACCGTTCCTCGATGGACATTTGCTTCTAACGCAATCTGATTGATCGTTATGCTCTCGAATTCTTTTACTGACATCAGTCTCATAAAAGCATCCATAATCGCTTTTCTCGATTTTTGAATCCGCTTGGTCATCTCCTTCTCCCCTTGCCCCTTAAAAAAATAATCATTCAATGCCCTCTGTTGAAAAATCAACAACCGAGCTCGTTTTAACCATTGAGCCTCATTTATCGCCCTGATACATTCACTATATGAAACATATATTGATAATTCAACATATGTTCAATATGAAGAGGAGGAATCATCATGAAACTTACAGGAAACACGATTTTCATTACAGGTGGCGGTTCGGGCATTGGACGTGCGTTAGCAGAAGCGCTCCACCATCTTGGAAATAAAGTTATTATCTCTGGACGAAATAAGGAGCGTTTGGAAGAAACGATCCAAGCGAATCCCGGAATGTCCGCAATGGAATTAAATTTACAGAACACTGGCAGTATAGAGAGGGCGGCCAAGCAGTTAATCGGAGAATTCCCGGATTTGAATGTCTTGATCAACAACGCAGGCATCATTCAACCCGATGATGCGGCGGGTGTGATCGATGAGGATGTTTTGGTTTCGACAGTGGCCACAAACTTGTTAGGTCCGATTCGGTTAACTTCTCTGTTAATCGGCCATTTGAAGTCCAAAGAAGAAGCCTTTGTCATCAACACGACTTCGATACTTGGATTTGTTCCATTAGCGGCAACTGCTGTATACTCAGCGACAAAGGCAGCACTTCATACATATACACTGGCCCAAAAATACCTGCTTAAAGACACATCGGTAAAAGTAATTGAGATTGTACCGCCATGGGTTCAGAGCAACAACGATGAACCGCGTGCAATGCCACTTACGAGATTCATTGATTCAACGATAAAGATACTTGGCACGAATACAGACGAAGTTTTGGTCGAAGAAGCAAAAGTCTTTCGAAATAACCCTGGCCCGAACGAAGGTGTTTTTGTGCCCCGGCTTAACGATACGATGAAGTCTGAACCTCCAAAATTCATTAATCCACCTATCATTTAATTTCTAAAATTCTCTAACAGATTGAACTGGAATTTGAGGAGATGCTGCAACAGTGTCTTGCAGTCGCAGCCCCCTTCACCGACAAGGTGAGGGACTTTTTTCTTTGGCCAGATACAAAGGGATAATCTGCCCTACTTGAGTCTTGGTTAGATTCATACGATTTTTATGGTCTTAATAAGATTTTCCCCGTGCTTTTGCGGCTTTCCAGAAATTGATGCGCTTTTCTTCCATCTCGTAGTGCAAATACCGTAGGCTCGGATACCGTTATTTTCCCCTCTTCGATCCAGCGGAACAACTCGGCTGAACGGGTTGCCCGTTCCTCGCGGGAAGTAAGGAAATTCCAAAGATCGCCACCAGTCAAAGTTTTTGACGTATCCATCAACATTCTTGGGTCAACTGGAGCAGGGTCTCCCCCTGCCATTCCATAAAATACAACCGTCCCCCGAGTGCGAGTGACTGCAAAACTATCCTCGAGCGTGGAGCCTACTGAGTCATAGACCACATCCACACCTTTTCCGTTTGTCTCCTCCATGACTTTTCTCTTCCAATCATCCGAGTACAAAAAAACCTGATTCCCTC includes:
- a CDS encoding succinylglutamate desuccinylase/aspartoacylase domain-containing protein, giving the protein MHQSLSATSIFAEPYPVYASLEQAFKQQPSASVSRIQEIHEEQTIVLFLVKGIQEGPTVWVQAALHGDEHDGIIACAKLLDDIMPERLSGNLILCPVTNPTAMLAGTNGSPLDGINLNRVFGQNATDDSYSGRYGRWLANKIIANADFLIDLHGGGRWLDVCPFAMVASDHEDAYERSMAALNKIPLTATYVCQSGTKGMLINEVCQQGVPAVLLESGGGNYWTFTAVDTHLQAAQTILDHLGVYSSEHSSVEEILSINRKPARISDIVEMRFEMSGLLTFSMQAGENARLGEELMRVLTYPGLEEQSITCPIEHGVILSIHAASTVHKNGYAVMLGKLA
- a CDS encoding SDR family oxidoreductase codes for the protein MKLTGNTIFITGGGSGIGRALAEALHHLGNKVIISGRNKERLEETIQANPGMSAMELNLQNTGSIERAAKQLIGEFPDLNVLINNAGIIQPDDAAGVIDEDVLVSTVATNLLGPIRLTSLLIGHLKSKEEAFVINTTSILGFVPLAATAVYSATKAALHTYTLAQKYLLKDTSVKVIEIVPPWVQSNNDEPRAMPLTRFIDSTIKILGTNTDEVLVEEAKVFRNNPGPNEGVFVPRLNDTMKSEPPKFINPPII